The nucleotide sequence CCCGCCTCGATCGTGCGGTGGTAGTCCGTCAGAGACCACTTCGCCAGCGTCAAGCCCATTTTGCCTGCCCTACCGCGACAGCATTGCAATCATTTTATCGCGCTAGCTCATCCGACAATCGGATTGCGGACCGTTCCTCAATTTGTCTGCGAGCCCACCGACTCTTTAGGCGTAGTCGCGACCGACGATGCGGGCCACAGGCTCGAGCTCGTCCATCAGCGTGGAAAAAGCTGAAAAGGTCAGCGATTGCGGCCCATCCGACAGCGCTTTACTGGGATCGGGATGCACCTCGATCATGAGCGAATCTACATTCAGAGCTACCGCCGCCTTGCTCGTAGCAGGCACAAACTGCGACTTGCCCGTACCGTGGCTGGGGTCGATGACAATGGGTAAGTGGGTTAGCGATTGCAAGACTGGAACCGCCGAGAGGTCTAAGGTATTGCGGGTGTATTTGCTGTCAAAGGTGCGAATGCCCCGTTCGCACAAAATCACATTGGGATTGCCCGCCGCCAACACGTATTCGGCAGCCATCAGCCATTCGTCAATGGTTGCAGACGGTCCCCGCTTCACCATCACGGGCTTAGACTGTTGGCCCACCTGCTTGAGCAGGGCAAAGTTTTGCATATTGCGAGCGCCCACTTGCAGGATGTCGGCCACAGCAGCAATGCGATCGATATCGGCAGTATCCATCACCTCGGTGATAATGCCCAGGCCAGAGGCTGCGCGAGCTGCCTCCAAAAGCTCTAAAGCACTTTCGCCGTGCCCTTGAAACGAATAGGGAGATGTGCGGGGCTTGTAAGCTCCTCCCCGCAATAGCTTTGCCCCAGAAGCCCCGACACTCTTGGCAGTGGCCACAATCATCGCTTCATTTTCCACCGAACAAGGCCCTGCCATCACCACCAGTGGGTGGCTGCGGCCAAAATGAACGGGGCCGTTAGGGGTTGCGACCGTAACCGTGGTCGATTCGCCGTTGTGAAACTCTAAACTAGCCCGCTTATAGGGTTTTTCGACCCGCAGAACCTGCTCGATAAAGGGGCTCAACTCTTGAATGCGGGCTTCGTCCAAACTGGCCGTATCGCCCACTAAACCGATCACAATTTTATGGGTGCCGACAATTTTCTCGGGCGTTAGCCCCCAACCCTCAAACTCAGTCGCGAGCTCCTCGATAACATCCGTCGGAGCCCCAGTTTTCATGACAACAATCATGCCTACTCTCCTTCAGTACTGGCTTGGCGTTGGGCCTGTCTGTATTCTCGCCACTGCTGAAAGAGAAGCACCACATTAAGCCGAAATTCTTCAAAGCCGAGCCAAGAGCCTGCCCGCTCGGGCTCCCAAGAGGCAGAGAGGACACCGTAGGTGATTCCGACAAAGCCAATGCCAAATAAGGAAAGCGTTTCGACAAAGGTGAACCAGCTCGGCAGCTCCAAAATATGCTCGACCAGCAGGTAGTAATTGATAAAAAAGGCCGAGAGGCCCAGCGCGCTGGGCACGCCCGCCATCCAGGCGACGCGGCGCACCATGCGTTGACTCACCTCGGGGGGAATGTAGTTGGAGGCTTCGGTCGAAGATTGGCTGCGGGCCGCTCGGGTCTTCTGATTTCTCCTACGATCGCCTCCCGCCGCCTGCTTAGCCACTTTAGACCGGCGAGTTTTGGCTGATTTAGAGCCAGACTGATTCTTAGAGCCAGACTGATTTTTCAGGCCAGACCGATCGCCCGTTCCAAACTTGAACCCCTTCGGAGAGGGGTTGGGGTCAGACGGCGGTTTCGAAGACTTGCGGGAAGCCATAATCTACTTTTTGACCCGAATGTTGAGACGCTTGGTGATTTCGAAATAGCGCTCGGGAGACTCAGCTTGGATATAGCCCAACAGGCGCTTGCGCTTGCCGATGATGGTCATCAGGCCGCGACGGGAGGCGTAGTCTTTGGGATTGGCTTGCAGGTGGGTGGTGAGGGAGTTGATGCGATCGGTGAGCAGGGCCACTTGCACCTCGGGAGACCCAGTGTCAGTCTCGTGTACCTGATATTCAGAGATAAGTTCTTGTTTGCGCTCTTGCAGCAATGCCATGGGTCTCGTCGGGTTACGAATTTAATGCACAAACTATGCTAACACTTGACTTGCGATAGGGGTGAAAGAATTTTTGGGGTGTCGGGGCGATCGCAGCGGGGGCGATCGCGTCGCGGCTAAAAAAAGCAGCCCCAAGGCGGGGCCGCAAGCAACGTAAAGAATGAGAGAACGATCGAGCGGAGAGACGGTTGCTAAACCCGCGCAACCTCTTCCTTCACCATTGAGGTCCAACCCAATTGGTCCAAACTGGCATTGCGACGGATCGGTCGCGTCAGAGTTTCCAGCATTTCTTTGACATTTGAGAAGCCGTGGATTTGGGCAAACGTAAACTCTACAGACCATTTGGTGGTAATGCCGCGAGCTTCGAGCGGATTTGCATGGGCCATGCCGGTGATGACTAAATCGGGCTTGTCTTGCTTGATGCGCTGCAGTTGATTGTAGTTATCGGGTTTTTCCACAATGTTGGGTTTGGGCACCCCCATTTCTTCGCAAGCCCGCTCCAGTGCTTCCAACTCCGATTTTTGATAGCGCTTGTCCATGTAAGGAATGCCAATTTCTTGGATGGTGGCTCCGCAGCGCACCAAGAAGCGAGCCATCGACACCTCTAGCAAGTTATCCCCCATAAAGAAGACAGACTTGCCTTTGAGCAGGCTGACGTACTCCTGTACCTGCGGATGGTTCCAGATTTCAGCCTCGCGCTCGTCTAGTCCTTGCGGTTCCACGCCCAGCGACTGGCAAATGGCCTCGACCCACATGCGGGTACCGTCGGGGCCAATCGGGAATGGGGCATTAATCAGCTTGCATTTGCGCCGACGGGCCAAATAGGATGCCGTTCGACTCAGGAAGGGATTGATGCCGACAACATGGGTATCGGGGGTTAACGCGGGCAGTTCGCCAAATCGACTGGCGGGCAGCCAGCCAGACACTTTAATGCCCTGTTTTTTCAGCTCTAGCGAGATTTGGGACACGACAGAATCGGTGACAGACCCGAAAATGACCAGAGGTGCGTGCTGTTTGAACTCGCTCTCGCTGCTGTCGACCTGAGACTTTTTGCCGAGGTTGAGCAAGCTGGATAGGCCGCCGCGCTCTTCGGGGGCTTCGCTGGCAGGGGCTTCGCTGGGGCAGCGGGCTGCCATTGCCGCCAATACTGTATCTTCCCCTTGGGTGAAGGCGTAATCGAGACCGTTGGCGCGGGCCACCACAATCGGAATGCCGATTTCAGCTTCCAGTTTGGGGGCAATGCCTTCCAGATCCATCTTGATGATTTCGGTGGTGCAGGTGCCAATCCAGACAATCACGGAGGGATTGCGATCGCGCTTGATATCCAAACACAATCGCTTCAGCTCTTCGTAGTCATTTAATTTGGCGCTGATATCCCCCTCTTCCAGCTCTGCCATAGCGTAGCGGGGCTCGGCAAAAATCATCACCCCCATCGCGTTCTGCAAAAAATAGCCGCAGGTTTTAGTGCCGATGACGAGGAAAAAGCTGTCTTCGATCTTTTGATAGAGCCAAGCAACGCAGCTAATGGGACAGAAGGTGTGATAATTGCCCGTTTCGCATTCGAAATTGAGGGAATTGGGAGCTGTGGAAGCAGTCATGACAGAGCAGAATCCTTAAAGCTTCAGGTGACGATTGGGATTTGAAAAACGCCGTTAAACCAGAGCGGCAGCACCCGTAGCGACGGTGTTGTAGGAGTCGGAGAGAAGGGTGAACAGATCGCGATCGGGGGCTTCGTCGGGGACGATGCCTTCCGGTTGGGCCAATAGGTGATCGGCGATGTTGAGGTAGTGCTGGCAGACGGCCTCTAGGCTGGGATCGCTTTCAGCCAGCTCGAAGATGGTTTTGCCTTTGACGCGGGAGACGCGAATGTCTTCGATCAGGGGCAACACTTCTAGGACGGGCATAGGAACGCGGGAGATGTAAGTGTCGATGAGGTCGCGCTTAGAGGTGCGGTTGCCAATCAGTCCGGCGAGTCTGAGGGAGTGGGTGCGGGCTTTTTCGCGCACGGAGGCCGCAATGCGGTTGGCTGCAAACAGGGCATCGAAGCCGTTATCGGTGACGATCGTGCAGTAATCGGCATAGTTCAGAGGGGCAGCAAAACCGCCACAAACCACGTCACCCAAGACGTCAAATAGGATGACATCGTATTCGTCAAAGGCATTGAGTTCCCGCAGCAGCTTGACGGTCTCGCCGACCACGTAGCCGCCGCACCCGGCACCGGCAGGGGGGCCGCCTGCTTCAACGCAATGGACGCCGCCATAGCCTTCGTAAATAACGTCTTCGGGCCAGACGTCTTCGTAGTGGTAGTCCTTCTCTTCGAGGGTGTCGATGATGGTGGGAATGAGAAAGCCCGTCAGGGTGAAGGTGCTGTCGTGTTTGGGATCGCAGCCAATTTGAAGAACTTTTTTGCCCCGTTTGGCGAGGGCTGCCGAAATGTTGCAACTCGTGGTGGATTTGCCGATGCCACCTTTGCCGTAGACTGCCAGTTTCACAGATCGTTCTCCTTGCCAAACTTGAATAGACCAATTTTGAGGTATCGGGGAGGATTGGGGCTGAACTCCTACCGACTCTTTCACAGAGCTTAAAAGAATGCGATCGCAGCTCTCGACACCTGAGTTCGAGGCTCTGCATGGCCCTCACCCCCGGCCCCTCTCCCTAGGGAGAGGGGAGAAACAGCTGTGGAGGCTTGCTGGTCTTTCCTGGGCTCAAAGTTATGGCTGACGCCATGCTTTGCGAGGGGGGAAGGGGCTAGGGGATGGGGGCCAGACAGTTGTCGAATTGATGTTCTCAACAAGCTGTTCGACGCATTCGCCAACTGAATGCTAAATCGAACTCCCGCCCGTTCAAAGGGTCGATCTGGGCTCCAAACAATAAATCAGATCAAAAGAAAAACTGTATGTCTAAATTCATATCCGCATCAATACCTATTTGCCTGATGAACTCGCGCAGATAAGACCGCTGCTCCGGTTCGGTTAAATCCAGCCAGAAGGACTCGATGGAGAGGGTCTGGGCGATCGCCGCTAGGTTTTCTGGGGGGAGCTGTTCGAGGGTTTGGTTGAGGGCGGCATTTTCCCCTTCGAGGCGGTAGCGCTGCAGTTGGTCTCGGAGATCGAGGGGGGCGATCGCAGAATTTTTAGAATCGAAACTGTTAAGAATGCTTTCATTTGCTTTCAGTTGCAAATCTATACATTTTTTCAGCTCTGCCACTGGCGTTTGACTGAAGTTAGCCGTTTTGGCGGGCAATTGCTGGCAGACGATTTTCACGGTGGCCTGCAAGACTCGGTCGTAGTCGTGGCTGTAGCGACAGCGATCGCACCTCAGATATCGATACACTTTCTGCCGCTGTTTCTGGGTCGCTTGCACAATTCGCAGGGGCTGCTGACAGGTTTGGCAGATCGCTAATCCCGCTAGCGCGCGGGGAGCACTGGCGGAGCGGCGGGAGATTTGCCGGTTGCGGCGCATCCAGCGATCGATCTGGGCAGCCTCTTCGCGCGACAGCAGGGCTGGGTGGGTATCTCTCAAGGTGACGCCATCTTTAAACGTCAGATCCCCCCGATAGACTGCCGATGTCAGCCAGCGACGAGCCGTACTGATGGAGACAGTCTCGCCTCTTTCCACCTGTAAAGACTTAACGGCTCCCCGAATGGAACCAAACAGCAAAAAATTGTCGAAGAAGGTCCGCACGATTGCAGCGCGATCGCCCTCTAATTGGTAGACATCTCCCTGTCGGCAATAGCCAAACGGCGCGGGTCCGGGGGGTGGCTTGCGCTGCAGGCGACTGAGGGCGTGTCCTGCCGAGATCTGGCGGCTCTTGAGTTGCAGGGGCAGGCCAGCGAGCCAGGTTTCAACAGCAGTTGCGTCTCGGGAGGTTTGCACCCCATTTTTGTCTACTACCCACACTTCCACAGCGCGATCGCTCCAGGCTTGCAGTTGTTGAGCAACTTGCGTCACCGTATCCCCCAACTCCGCCACACTCAACAGGAGTAAGGCGGAGTCTTCTGCCGTTCCAGAGAAGTATTCGATCGCGCGGGTGTAATACTGGCGATCGCCCAAATCCACCCACACCTGTTCCGCCCCCGCATTCAGCAACTGCTGCCGCTCGGCATCGGAGGGGGGTAGGGAGATGGGTCGGTAGATGTAGCCCAGTTTTGGCACGAACGTTCCCCTGAAACCCACAGCGATCGGCCGATCGCCGAGCTAGTCATGCCTAGCGTTGTGTGGATCTTATCTGTAGACTGCTAGCGAAGCCGTCACGATTGATAGTGGTTGGCCGGTTGAGGAATGTTGGCAAAGCAACAGTGAACTGGTTCTCGAGATTTCTAGAAAGTATTTTGCTGACTGGTCAGGTGGTGCTGCGCCTCTTTCACGGGCGTTTGTATCGGCGCAATACAGTCGAGCAACTTTCGCTGGTGGGAACCGAGTCTTTGCTGGTGGTACTGATTACGGCACTCGTAATTAGTGGCGTGTTTACGATTCAGGTGGCGCGGGAATTTATTAACTTTGGGGCCTCTTCGGCGATCGGGGGGGTCTTGGCGCTGGCCTTGGCTCGCGAGATGACGCCTGTGCTGACTGCGGTGGTGGTGGCCGGTCGGGTGGGGTCGGCATTTGCGGCAGAACTGGGCACGATGGAGGTGACGGAACAAATCGATGCCCTGCGGGTCTTGCGCACGAATCCGGTGGAATATTTGGTGGTTCCCCGCGTGATTGCCTGCGCCCTGATGGTGCCGATTTTGACGGTTATTTCCCTCATTACCGGTATTTTGGGAGGATTGTTGATTTGTGTCAGTCGTTACGGCTTAACGGCCAGTAGTTTTCTCAATTCCGCCCAAAACTTTTTAGCGGGTTCGGACTTAATTTTTTCTGTCATTAAGGCATTTGTGTTTGGAGTTGCGATCGCCATTATTGGTTGTAGTTGGGGGTTGACTACTACAGGCGGGGCTAAAGGTGTGGGACGCTCCACTACGGCTGCAGTTGTGACTGCCCTACTGACTATTTTTATTGCCAATTTTTTCATGTCTTGGCTCTTCTTCCCCGGCACGGGCTCCTCGGTCAATATGCTGTAAGCTCTGCCTCGGAACTCCTGTCTCTAATTTTTTTGCGATAAATATTGGCATACAGTCAACCGTAGAGCTCGGAATATTGGCGATCGCAATTCTGCAAGAGAGCGGAATTGCGTTCTCGCGCAGTAAGGGTTTCATGCTGTATTTCTCCTTAGAACTATCTGAGGTTTCTATAAGATTGAAGTACCTTCAAGCCTGTCATCGAGCTTGAAAGGAGAATCGCCTCGACAGCAGAGTCCAGCTCTATGCCGGTGCCTGTTATAAAACAAGACTGTGGCCACACGAAAGGGGAGTGGGTAAGGTTGTGTCTGGCATAATATTTTGTTAATATGCCACCTATCGGGATAGTGTAAATCCGTGTATAGTTGATGGTTGAACTGCCATTTCCTAACGTGGAAATTGGCACTGCTAGTCAGGAGATCTATTGTGAAAATTCAACACCTTGCTTTAATTGGTATCGCCGCCGCTCTAAGCCTAGGCGTTGCTTCCTGCGGTGGAGTCAGCCAAGTGAACCCCTGCGCCAATCCTTGTGCCAGTACCACTGTCAATCCTTGCGCCAACCCCTGTGCGAATCCTTGCGCCAACCCCTGCGCCAATCCTTGTGCCAACCCTTGCGCGAATCCCTGTGCGAATCCTTGCGCCAGCCCTTGCGCAAATCCCTGTGCCAACCCCTGTGCGAATCCCTGTGCTAGCTAGGCAGAGCCATAAAGCTTTTGAAAGCATCTAGCAAAGCGACAACGCTGGCCCTTTTTAAGCTTGTTTTGAGAGAAGATAATAGCTCCGAGGCCCCGATCTGACAAAGGTCTGGGGCTTTAGCCTTTTGATGCAGTGACGACTGCCCCTCAGCCTATATCTGCTCGATCGCGGCTCGAATCTCCCCTTCCCCCCGCTCGATACTCTCCACTAATTTGAACTGCATCCGTGCCCGCACCAAATTCTGCTCGGGATGGCCGATCTTGAAGTAAATGTTGCCGGCTAAATAATCGGCAATATACCTCAGCCCCAGCTCAAAGGGAATCAGTCGAATGGCATCGAATAGGTAATCGCGATCGGCTTCCGTCCAAATCGCTCTCGCCCGTGCAAAATAGCCCTGCAAAATTCCCCGACACAGGTCGAGATCGAACCTCACCCGCCCGAACTCTCGCCTGCTGCTATCCGAACGCTTGCAGCCCGAGCGCAAACAATCTCCCAGGTCGTAATGAACCAAACCGGGCTTGACGGTATCCAAATCAATCAGGCTAATGGCTTGTCCCGTTTGGGCATCCAGCAAAATATTGTTGACTTTTGGATCTCCGTGAATGGTTTGCAAGCGCAGTACCCCAGCCGCTTTGGCATCTTCTAAGACCGAGACCCAATCGCGGCGATCGCCTACAAACTTCAAGCAGTATTTCACTGCGCTAGAATGAGGCAGCTCGCAACCCTCTAAAACCTCGTCAAACTGTCGCAAATAAGCGGGCGCGATGTGAAAACCCTCGAGCGTGTCTGCAAGGCGATCGCAGTCTAGATCGCTCGATAAGGTATGAAAGATACCGAGGGCACAGCCCACCTCTCGGGCTTGGGCAACCGTTTCGAGTTTGCCAATGGTTGCAGAAGAGTCGATATAGCTAATGGCTCGCCAAAACGACCCGAATTCATCGATGTAATAGTCGCGATCGTTTTTTGCCGCCAACACCTGCGGCACCTCCCACCGCCGTCCCAGTTCCAAACCTAAATCTGGCAATCGCTGGCGGGCATGAGCTGAAAACACCCGCAAATTTTGCATCACCAACTCCGGTTGGCGAAAGACGTGGCGATTGAGGCGCTGTAAGACAAAGCGACGACCTGC is from Synechococcus sp. PCC 7336 and encodes:
- a CDS encoding PAM68 family protein; the protein is MASRKSSKPPSDPNPSPKGFKFGTGDRSGLKNQSGSKNQSGSKSAKTRRSKVAKQAAGGDRRRNQKTRAARSQSSTEASNYIPPEVSQRMVRRVAWMAGVPSALGLSAFFINYYLLVEHILELPSWFTFVETLSLFGIGFVGITYGVLSASWEPERAGSWLGFEEFRLNVVLLFQQWREYRQAQRQASTEGE
- a CDS encoding ferredoxin:protochlorophyllide reductase (ATP-dependent) subunit N, giving the protein MTASTAPNSLNFECETGNYHTFCPISCVAWLYQKIEDSFFLVIGTKTCGYFLQNAMGVMIFAEPRYAMAELEEGDISAKLNDYEELKRLCLDIKRDRNPSVIVWIGTCTTEIIKMDLEGIAPKLEAEIGIPIVVARANGLDYAFTQGEDTVLAAMAARCPSEAPASEAPEERGGLSSLLNLGKKSQVDSSESEFKQHAPLVIFGSVTDSVVSQISLELKKQGIKVSGWLPASRFGELPALTPDTHVVGINPFLSRTASYLARRRKCKLINAPFPIGPDGTRMWVEAICQSLGVEPQGLDEREAEIWNHPQVQEYVSLLKGKSVFFMGDNLLEVSMARFLVRCGATIQEIGIPYMDKRYQKSELEALERACEEMGVPKPNIVEKPDNYNQLQRIKQDKPDLVITGMAHANPLEARGITTKWSVEFTFAQIHGFSNVKEMLETLTRPIRRNASLDQLGWTSMVKEEVARV
- the bchL gene encoding ferredoxin:protochlorophyllide reductase (ATP-dependent) iron-sulfur ATP-binding protein codes for the protein MKLAVYGKGGIGKSTTSCNISAALAKRGKKVLQIGCDPKHDSTFTLTGFLIPTIIDTLEEKDYHYEDVWPEDVIYEGYGGVHCVEAGGPPAGAGCGGYVVGETVKLLRELNAFDEYDVILFDVLGDVVCGGFAAPLNYADYCTIVTDNGFDALFAANRIAASVREKARTHSLRLAGLIGNRTSKRDLIDTYISRVPMPVLEVLPLIEDIRVSRVKGKTIFELAESDPSLEAVCQHYLNIADHLLAQPEGIVPDEAPDRDLFTLLSDSYNTVATGAAALV
- a CDS encoding MlaE family lipid ABC transporter permease subunit; translation: MNWFSRFLESILLTGQVVLRLFHGRLYRRNTVEQLSLVGTESLLVVLITALVISGVFTIQVAREFINFGASSAIGGVLALALAREMTPVLTAVVVAGRVGSAFAAELGTMEVTEQIDALRVLRTNPVEYLVVPRVIACALMVPILTVISLITGILGGLLICVSRYGLTASSFLNSAQNFLAGSDLIFSVIKAFVFGVAIAIIGCSWGLTTTGGAKGVGRSTTAAVVTALLTIFIANFFMSWLFFPGTGSSVNML
- a CDS encoding phosphotransferase enzyme family protein, which produces MLKEPCGGGTAGRLDRLERESMASLDGSRESSADWVAIAAQFAGSDSVIDVCPLGSGLINDTFLATLAGTAGRRFVLQRLNRHVFRQPELVMQNLRVFSAHARQRLPDLGLELGRRWEVPQVLAAKNDRDYYIDEFGSFWRAISYIDSSATIGKLETVAQAREVGCALGIFHTLSSDLDCDRLADTLEGFHIAPAYLRQFDEVLEGCELPHSSAVKYCLKFVGDRRDWVSVLEDAKAAGVLRLQTIHGDPKVNNILLDAQTGQAISLIDLDTVKPGLVHYDLGDCLRSGCKRSDSSRREFGRVRFDLDLCRGILQGYFARARAIWTEADRDYLFDAIRLIPFELGLRYIADYLAGNIYFKIGHPEQNLVRARMQFKLVESIERGEGEIRAAIEQI
- the aroF gene encoding 3-deoxy-7-phosphoheptulonate synthase, producing MIVVMKTGAPTDVIEELATEFEGWGLTPEKIVGTHKIVIGLVGDTASLDEARIQELSPFIEQVLRVEKPYKRASLEFHNGESTTVTVATPNGPVHFGRSHPLVVMAGPCSVENEAMIVATAKSVGASGAKLLRGGAYKPRTSPYSFQGHGESALELLEAARAASGLGIITEVMDTADIDRIAAVADILQVGARNMQNFALLKQVGQQSKPVMVKRGPSATIDEWLMAAEYVLAAGNPNVILCERGIRTFDSKYTRNTLDLSAVPVLQSLTHLPIVIDPSHGTGKSQFVPATSKAAVALNVDSLMIEVHPDPSKALSDGPQSLTFSAFSTLMDELEPVARIVGRDYA
- a CDS encoding recombinase family protein — protein: MPKLGYIYRPISLPPSDAERQQLLNAGAEQVWVDLGDRQYYTRAIEYFSGTAEDSALLLLSVAELGDTVTQVAQQLQAWSDRAVEVWVVDKNGVQTSRDATAVETWLAGLPLQLKSRQISAGHALSRLQRKPPPGPAPFGYCRQGDVYQLEGDRAAIVRTFFDNFLLFGSIRGAVKSLQVERGETVSISTARRWLTSAVYRGDLTFKDGVTLRDTHPALLSREEAAQIDRWMRRNRQISRRSASAPRALAGLAICQTCQQPLRIVQATQKQRQKVYRYLRCDRCRYSHDYDRVLQATVKIVCQQLPAKTANFSQTPVAELKKCIDLQLKANESILNSFDSKNSAIAPLDLRDQLQRYRLEGENAALNQTLEQLPPENLAAIAQTLSIESFWLDLTEPEQRSYLREFIRQIGIDADMNLDIQFFF
- the rpsO gene encoding 30S ribosomal protein S15; the protein is MALLQERKQELISEYQVHETDTGSPEVQVALLTDRINSLTTHLQANPKDYASRRGLMTIIGKRKRLLGYIQAESPERYFEITKRLNIRVKK